The Clostridia bacterium DNA window GGTTGGAAAGCCCGAAACTTCTTGCAATACTGCTTGCGCTGTCAACTACCATATCTCCGCCAAATATAACAGCCGCAAGACCTAATACTATATATAAAAATGTTTTTGTTTTAGAAAGAATTTCATAATCTTCCCCATCATCTTCTGTTTCCTGAATCTTTCTTGCATTTAATGCAGTTTTAACCTGTGAGTATACAAACATTATTATAAATACAAATAAAATTATACCCTCACTTCTGTCTACCACATTCATTGGTCTTCCATTTAAGAAAGCATCAAGACTTACAACTATAAGAATAAGTGCTGCGTATATAGACATAGGAAACTCATAATTCATAACCTTTTTCTTAACGTCAAACGGTTTAATAATTGCACAAACACCTACAACCATAAGAAGATTAAAAATATTAGAACCGATAACATTACCCACAACTATACCGTTATTTCCTGTTACTGATGCGCTGATACTAACTGCCGCTTCAGGAGCACTTGTTCCGAATGCTACAATAGTAAGACCAATAACGATTGACGGAATTTTAAGGCGTTTAGCCAAGGATGAACTACCGTCAACAAAATAATCTGCTCCTTTAACCAGAAGAACAAATCCGATTAAAAGAAATACATAACTTAATACTCCACTCATTTTTTTATTTCCTCCATTTTTTAAATATAAGGGTTAGTGCAGTAGTACTTGAACACAATATGCCTTAAACTTGTTAAATTCAAATCTTTTTAATTTGTCGTCCTCGTAAGGCGTCAGCCTGACTTCGTCCTTCGCATTAAAAATCTTAAAAATTTCCCTGCGTTTAAGGTCGAAGAGTTTTAAAACGAGAAATTTTGTTTCAGATAAAGA harbors:
- a CDS encoding calcium/sodium antiporter; protein product: MSGVLSYVFLLIGFVLLVKGADYFVDGSSSLAKRLKIPSIVIGLTIVAFGTSAPEAAVSISASVTGNNGIVVGNVIGSNIFNLLMVVGVCAIIKPFDVKKKVMNYEFPMSIYAALILIVVSLDAFLNGRPMNVVDRSEGIILFVFIIMFVYSQVKTALNARKIQETEDDGEDYEILSKTKTFLYIVLGLAAVIFGGDMVVDSASSIARSFGLSNHLIGLTIVAIGTSLPELVTSVVAASKGESDLALGNVIGSNIFNIFFILGISGIVNPISFDNSFFIDTIILLAVSLLSYILTKVSKGGKRWHGILYVILYIAFTWYIIIR